From one Methylomonas paludis genomic stretch:
- the sucD gene encoding succinate--CoA ligase subunit alpha, whose amino-acid sequence MSILIDADTRVICQGFTGKQGSFHSQQALIYGTRLVGGVTPGRGGTTHLDLPVFDTVRQVVAATQATASMIYVPPFLAADAILEAVDAGIELIVCITEGIPVLDMLKVKAAIQGSQSLLVGPNCPGVITPGQCKIGIMPGHIHTPGKIGIVSRSGTLTYEAVHQTTRQGLGQSTCVGIGGDPIRGMNFIDVLSRLQQDEQTQGIVMVGEIGGGDEERAAEFIKAHVSKPVVGYIAGLTAPPGKRMGHAGAIVTGGVGTAAGKVAAMRAAGVVMVSSPSDIGLAMRDCFTN is encoded by the coding sequence CCCAGCAAGCCTTAATTTACGGCACTCGTCTGGTCGGCGGGGTTACCCCTGGTCGGGGAGGTACAACTCATCTGGATTTGCCGGTGTTTGATACCGTCAGACAAGTCGTAGCTGCAACTCAGGCCACTGCCAGCATGATTTATGTACCGCCGTTTTTGGCCGCAGATGCTATCTTAGAAGCCGTCGATGCCGGCATTGAATTGATTGTGTGCATCACCGAGGGTATCCCGGTGTTGGATATGCTTAAAGTCAAAGCCGCTATACAGGGTAGTCAATCATTACTGGTGGGGCCAAACTGTCCCGGCGTCATCACTCCCGGTCAATGTAAAATCGGCATTATGCCCGGACACATCCACACGCCCGGCAAAATCGGCATAGTGTCCCGCTCCGGGACTCTTACCTATGAGGCAGTGCATCAGACCACTCGTCAGGGTTTAGGTCAAAGTACCTGTGTCGGTATAGGCGGTGATCCGATACGCGGCATGAATTTTATCGACGTTTTAAGCCGTTTGCAGCAGGATGAACAGACCCAGGGTATCGTCATGGTGGGTGAAATCGGCGGTGGCGACGAGGAGCGCGCCGCTGAGTTTATCAAAGCCCACGTCAGCAAACCCGTGGTGGGATATATCGCCGGATTGACGGCACCGCCCGGCAAACGTATGGGTCATGCGGGTGCCATCGTCACCGGTGGTGTCGGAACCGCAGCCGGCAAAGTCGCGGCTATGCGCGCCGCTGGAGTCGTCATGGTCAGTTCACCTTCCGATATCGGTTTAGCCATGCGGGATTGCTTTACAAATTGA